The genome window AATCGCCGAGGTCGTTGTCGCGGTAGTCGATGGCGGCGATGCTGAAGAGGGCGCGCCCCGGCAGGAGCTCGACCACGTCGAGCTCGGGCCCGGGCAGCAGACGGCGGGCAGCCGCGCTCGGGACGAGATAGGTCGCCGCGGCCGACGTCGCGTCGCGTACGACCACGGGCAGCGTCACCTGGCGGCCCTCGAAGACCCAGCGACGGCCTGTGGTCGCGACGGCGGGCTCGGCCATGGGGCGCTCTTCTACGGCGCCTCGTGGCCGGGATGCAAGGCTCACATCCCCTGCACGCTATCGGGCACGACCTTGTACATGACGCGCACCTCGCCGGGTTGGCGGAACGGGTACTTGTCCTGCCCGAGGTACTTCTTCGCGAGCGCGTCGATGTGCGCGTCGGCGCCCCGCTCGGTCGCCTCGACGACCCGCCCGCGCACCTGCACGTAGCGGTAGGGATTGTCGGGGTCCTGGATCGAGAGCGCGACGCGCTTGTCGCGCGCCAGGTTCCTCACCT of Deltaproteobacteria bacterium contains these proteins:
- a CDS encoding PPOX class F420-dependent oxidoreductase, with the translated sequence MATIPEQYRDLFTKKAFAHVATVGADGAPQVTPVWVDFDGTHVCFNTAKGRVKVRNLARDKRVALSIQDPDNPYRYVQVRGRVVEATERGADAHIDALAKKYLGQDKYPFRQPGEVRVMYKVVPDSVQGM